One segment of Rosa chinensis cultivar Old Blush chromosome 6, RchiOBHm-V2, whole genome shotgun sequence DNA contains the following:
- the LOC112170570 gene encoding uncharacterized protein LOC112170570: MPEVLVLDRRAAFMGGDVEQLVNDFSIQFLHSTPYYAQSNGQAEASNKIIITLLKKMLVENPRQLHETLYERCGPIVHEDLSGQRLEDLDNLVMEKQSVARTYDKRTCGRSYKEGELIWKAFLPFGEKLTGRGKWTPRWEGPFVIHRILECGAFHLRDLDGDLHRNPINGKFLKKYYPSVWEFED, encoded by the exons ATGCCGGAGGTGTTAGTATTGGACAGGCGGGCAGCATTTATGGGTGGTGATGTGGAGCAGCTCGTCAACGACTTCAGCATCCAGTTTCTTCATAGCACGCCGTATTACGCTCAATCTAATGGTCAAGCAGAAgccagtaacaagattatcaTTACCCTTCTTAAAAAGATGCTTGTTGAAAACCCTCGCCAATTGCACGAGACGTTGTATGAACGTTGTGGGCCTATC GTGCACGAAGACCTTAGCGGACAGCGCTTAGAGGATTTGGACAACTTAGTAATGGAGAAGCAAAGTGTCGCTCGCACCTATGATAAGAGAACTTGCGGCCGCAGTTACAAGGAGGGCGAGCTCATTTGGAAGGCATTCCTTCCATTTGGTGAGAAGTTGACCGGCCGTGGTAAATGGACCCCGCGctgggaaggaccctttgtAATTCATAGGATTCTGGAATGTggggcttttcacctcagaGATTTGGATGGAGACCTCCACCGCAACCCTATCAACGGCAAGTTCTTAAAGAAATACTACCCCAGCGTTTGGGAATTTGAAGACTGA